One window of Candidatus Polarisedimenticolia bacterium genomic DNA carries:
- a CDS encoding glycosyltransferase family 2 protein, with protein MNQPPRVSIVVPMFNEKDNVDALHAEIVSAMSAAGGGGGAWEVLYVDDGSTDGTYERLREAQGSHPGLVSVIRLRRNFGQTAALAAGFNHARGGVIVTIDGDLQNDPADIPRVLEEVAHGHDVVSGWRRNRVDPFLSRRLPSRAANWLIGVVTGVALHDYGCTLKAYRREVVEQMTLYGEMHRFLPAQAHWVGARIGEIPVRHRPRTKGESKYGLWRTYRVLLDLVTVRFLGTHGTKPLHAFGALGLAFGALGVLTMGVLSYLKFTTGVSFIQSPLLLLSALFVMLGGQSLLLGLLAEISVRTYYESQQKPIYVIKEIHRAGPEAGPPEGEPVRKRD; from the coding sequence ATGAATCAGCCGCCGAGGGTGTCGATCGTGGTTCCCATGTTCAACGAAAAAGACAACGTCGACGCGCTGCATGCGGAGATCGTCTCCGCCATGTCGGCCGCCGGCGGCGGGGGAGGGGCCTGGGAGGTCCTCTACGTCGATGACGGCAGCACCGACGGAACGTACGAGCGGCTCCGGGAGGCGCAGGGGTCCCATCCGGGCCTCGTGTCGGTCATCCGGCTCAGGCGCAACTTCGGACAGACGGCCGCCCTGGCCGCCGGGTTCAATCATGCCCGGGGCGGGGTGATCGTGACGATCGATGGAGATCTCCAGAACGACCCCGCGGACATCCCGCGGGTGCTCGAGGAGGTGGCCCACGGTCACGATGTCGTCAGCGGCTGGCGGCGGAACCGGGTCGACCCGTTTCTCTCGCGGCGGCTCCCCTCGCGGGCGGCGAACTGGCTGATTGGCGTCGTCACCGGGGTCGCGCTGCACGACTATGGCTGCACGCTCAAGGCCTACCGGCGGGAGGTCGTCGAGCAGATGACTCTGTACGGCGAGATGCACCGGTTCCTCCCGGCCCAGGCCCACTGGGTGGGGGCCCGGATCGGCGAGATACCGGTCCGTCATCGCCCGCGCACCAAGGGGGAATCCAAGTACGGCCTCTGGCGGACCTACCGGGTCCTGCTCGACCTGGTGACGGTGCGCTTCCTGGGGACGCACGGCACCAAGCCGCTGCACGCCTTCGGCGCGCTGGGGCTTGCCTTCGGGGCGCTGGGTGTCCTCACGATGGGCGTCCTGAGCTATCTGAAGTTCACCACGGGCGTGAGCTTCATCCAGTCGCCCCTCCTGCTGCTCTCGGCGTTGTTCGTGATGCTGGGAGGGCAGAGCCTCCTTCTCGGGCTTCTTGCCGAGATCTCGGTCCGGACCTACTACGAGTCGCAGCAGAAGCCGATCTATGTCATCAAGGAAATCCACCGGGCGGGACCGGAGGCCGGGCCGCCGGAAGGCGAGCCGGTACGGAAGCGGGACTGA